One part of the Bacillota bacterium genome encodes these proteins:
- the secA gene encoding preprotein translocase subunit SecA produces MLKFLQNLVNNDEREVKRLAALAERVKGLEPEVAALTDTGLAAKTVEFRERLGRGESTDSLLSEAFAVVREASRRTLGMRHFDVQVMGGIVLHEGNIAEMRTGEGKTLVATMPVYLNALSGNGVHVVTVNDYLARRDAEWMGQIYKFLGLRVGVIVHGLDTQQRKDAYSADVTYGTNNEFGFDYLRDNMVMHADEMVQRPLNYAIVDEVDSILVDEARTPLIISGAADKPTELYYQFARVVRSLKPDVDYTFDEKAHTAEPTEDGVAKVERMLGIDNLYDHQNQDLSHYLIQALKAHTLMKRDVDYIIKDGQVIIVDEFTGRLMFGRRYSDGLHQAIEAKEGVKIERESQTLATITFQNYFRMYKKLAGMTGTAATEAEEFRKIYGLDVVVIPTNKPMIREDFPDVIYKNERAKFRAVVDEIVEWHEKGRPVLVGTISIEKSEVLSSMLSKRGVSHQVLNAKHHEREAEIVAQAGRFGSVTIATNMAGRGTDILLGGNPEFLARQRLRGQQDDRGKRKYEDWVVLAATEAFPPDDPVASKAREEYLGYLAEARRETEPEHERVVELGGLHIIGTERHEARRIDNQLRGRCARQGDPGSTRFYLSLEDDLMRLFGSDMIAGLMDRLGLTEDEPIEHRMVTGAIERAQKRVEARNFEIRRNVLEYDNIMNKQREIIYANRRKVLAGENVSGTIMEMIEKMVSGWVEDHCSKKVHPDDWDAEGLVARAEGLFLRRGVWTAEQVRKMNPDDIRDRLHQEALAAYRAREQVIGEDTMRQIERYVVLRTVDQKWMDHLDAMDDLREGIGLRAYGQKDPLLEYQHDAYNMFQEMVQGIQEDVVRQMFKFTVVKEPGAERPRRVAPPAAGGPAGGPAGTLSSSWSGDRPLTQVRSGKKVGRNDPCPCGSGKKYKKCCGKTA; encoded by the coding sequence GTGCTCAAATTCCTGCAGAATCTGGTCAATAACGATGAGCGTGAAGTGAAAAGGCTTGCCGCGCTGGCCGAGCGGGTCAAAGGCTTGGAACCGGAGGTAGCCGCGTTGACGGACACCGGCTTGGCCGCGAAGACGGTCGAGTTCAGGGAGCGTCTTGGCCGCGGAGAGAGTACGGACAGCCTGCTTTCCGAGGCGTTCGCCGTGGTAAGAGAGGCATCGCGGCGCACCCTCGGCATGCGGCACTTCGACGTGCAGGTCATGGGCGGAATCGTCCTGCACGAGGGCAACATCGCCGAGATGAGGACGGGCGAGGGCAAGACCCTCGTCGCCACCATGCCGGTCTATCTGAACGCGCTGTCAGGGAACGGGGTCCACGTCGTGACGGTCAACGACTACCTCGCGAGGCGCGACGCCGAGTGGATGGGCCAGATCTACAAGTTCCTCGGGCTGCGGGTCGGGGTAATCGTCCACGGCTTGGACACCCAGCAGCGGAAGGACGCATATTCCGCCGACGTTACGTACGGCACGAACAACGAGTTCGGGTTCGACTACCTGCGCGACAACATGGTGATGCACGCCGATGAAATGGTGCAGCGCCCGTTGAACTATGCGATCGTGGACGAGGTGGACAGCATCCTGGTCGACGAGGCGAGGACCCCGCTCATCATCTCGGGGGCGGCCGACAAGCCGACGGAGCTGTACTACCAGTTCGCGAGAGTGGTCAGGAGCCTCAAGCCCGACGTGGACTATACGTTCGACGAGAAGGCGCACACCGCCGAGCCCACCGAGGACGGTGTGGCGAAGGTCGAGCGAATGCTGGGGATCGACAACCTGTACGACCACCAGAACCAGGACCTGTCGCACTACCTGATCCAGGCGCTCAAAGCGCACACCCTCATGAAGCGGGACGTCGACTACATCATCAAGGACGGCCAGGTGATAATCGTGGACGAGTTCACCGGCCGGCTGATGTTCGGGCGCAGGTACAGCGATGGGCTGCACCAGGCGATCGAGGCGAAGGAAGGCGTCAAGATCGAGCGGGAATCGCAGACGCTCGCCACGATCACCTTCCAGAACTACTTCAGGATGTACAAGAAGCTCGCCGGCATGACCGGCACTGCGGCGACCGAGGCGGAGGAGTTCAGGAAGATATACGGCCTCGACGTGGTCGTGATACCCACGAACAAGCCCATGATCCGCGAGGACTTCCCTGACGTCATCTACAAGAACGAGCGGGCGAAGTTCAGGGCGGTTGTCGATGAGATCGTCGAGTGGCACGAAAAGGGCCGGCCGGTGCTGGTCGGTACCATTTCCATAGAGAAGTCCGAGGTACTCAGCTCGATGCTGTCGAAGCGCGGGGTGTCGCACCAGGTGCTGAACGCGAAGCACCACGAGCGGGAAGCCGAGATAGTGGCGCAGGCGGGCCGGTTCGGTTCGGTCACTATCGCGACCAACATGGCGGGCCGCGGGACCGACATCCTCCTCGGCGGCAACCCCGAATTCCTCGCAAGGCAGAGGCTGAGGGGACAGCAGGACGACAGGGGGAAGAGGAAGTACGAGGACTGGGTCGTGCTCGCGGCGACCGAGGCGTTCCCGCCGGACGACCCCGTGGCGTCGAAGGCACGTGAGGAGTACCTCGGATACCTCGCCGAGGCCAGGCGCGAGACCGAGCCCGAGCACGAGCGGGTAGTCGAACTTGGCGGGCTACACATCATCGGGACCGAGCGTCACGAGGCGCGGCGCATCGACAACCAGCTCCGCGGGCGTTGCGCGCGCCAGGGCGACCCGGGTTCCACGAGGTTCTACCTGTCGCTCGAGGACGACCTCATGAGGCTCTTCGGCTCTGACATGATAGCCGGCCTCATGGACAGGCTGGGGCTCACCGAGGACGAGCCGATCGAGCACCGCATGGTGACGGGTGCGATCGAGAGGGCGCAGAAGCGTGTCGAGGCGCGGAACTTCGAGATCCGGCGCAACGTCCTCGAATACGACAACATAATGAACAAACAGCGCGAGATCATCTACGCCAACCGCCGCAAGGTGCTGGCGGGGGAGAACGTCTCCGGCACGATAATGGAGATGATCGAGAAGATGGTCTCGGGCTGGGTGGAAGACCACTGCTCGAAGAAGGTCCACCCTGACGACTGGGACGCCGAAGGGCTCGTGGCGCGCGCCGAAGGCTTGTTCCTGCGCAGGGGAGTGTGGACCGCGGAGCAGGTGCGGAAGATGAACCCCGACGACATCCGCGACAGACTCCATCAGGAGGCGCTCGCGGCGTACAGGGCGAGGGAGCAGGTGATCGGCGAGGACACCATGCGCCAGATCGAGCGTTACGTGGTGCTTCGCACGGTGGACCAGAAGTGGATGGACCACCTGGACGCCATGGACGACCTGCGCGAGGGGATCGGGCTTCGCGCGTACGGCCAGAAAGACCCGCTGCTCGAGTACCAGCACGACGCGTACAACATGTTCCAGGAGATGGTCCAGGGCATCCAGGAAGATGTCGTGCGACAGATGTTCAAGTTCACCGTGGTGAAGGAGCCGGGGGCCGAGAGGCCCCGGAGGGTGGCCCCGCCGGCGGCAGGCGGTCCGGCTGGTGGTCCCGCAGGGACGCTCTCCTCGTCGTGGTCGGGTGACAGGCCACTAACGCAGGTGAGGTCCGGCAAGAAGGTAGGCAGGAACGACCCATGCCCGTGCGGCAGCGGAAAGAAATACAAGAAGTGCTGCGGGAAGACTGCTTGA
- a CDS encoding HD-GYP domain-containing protein, with the protein MIAVGVAAAGYGLFSPGIPAAPVLLFCLISPMTHVLPIKWYSFTVTLGPAVEMAGSWLFGPAAACIVAIAGRVFSAMLMRPLSRRGWMGLWGEAPSIAVAGIATVAAGHLYRFLGWVHGMGVPDQGPFNGAPGDLWLASRFLSAALYFLVIVLLTLPGLHARFGSRFASLWWGEWAEIPVGFPLNFAAALLLAWLYPRTRVGMSGLIVFTLFLAMIVYSTRMFVRMSEVYRSTVETLVPVIEAKFPNGVGHSRRVSNLAVAVARKMALPKPEIRNLFFGAMLHDVGIAAIDERILLKKAALSMSEYLDLLTHTIEGAKIVSKSAFLTGCAEIVLHHHERFDGTGHPHKLAGEDIPLGARIVAIAEAYDAMTHSRPFSPAMEPVAALAEMRAQASKQFDPAIIPYVEQAVQEQLRWGEHVFEFNYVFDIDR; encoded by the coding sequence ATGATAGCGGTGGGAGTCGCGGCGGCCGGATATGGGCTGTTCTCGCCCGGTATTCCGGCGGCGCCGGTACTGTTGTTCTGCCTTATCAGTCCTATGACTCACGTGCTGCCTATCAAGTGGTACTCGTTCACTGTGACCCTGGGACCGGCTGTCGAGATGGCCGGCTCCTGGTTGTTCGGCCCCGCGGCGGCCTGCATCGTGGCGATCGCGGGGCGGGTGTTCAGCGCGATGCTGATGAGGCCCCTGTCCAGGAGAGGTTGGATGGGCCTGTGGGGCGAGGCGCCGTCGATCGCCGTCGCCGGAATAGCCACGGTCGCGGCGGGCCACCTCTACCGCTTCCTGGGATGGGTTCACGGCATGGGCGTTCCGGATCAGGGGCCGTTCAACGGCGCGCCCGGGGACCTGTGGCTTGCCAGCCGATTCCTTTCGGCGGCGCTGTACTTCCTGGTCATAGTGTTGCTGACCCTGCCGGGCCTGCATGCGAGGTTTGGATCGAGATTCGCGTCGCTTTGGTGGGGGGAGTGGGCCGAAATCCCGGTCGGCTTTCCGCTGAACTTTGCGGCCGCGCTTCTCCTCGCGTGGCTGTACCCCAGGACCAGGGTAGGAATGTCGGGTCTTATCGTATTCACGCTATTCCTCGCGATGATAGTCTATTCGACCCGGATGTTCGTGCGCATGTCGGAGGTCTACCGGAGCACGGTTGAGACGCTCGTGCCGGTGATAGAGGCCAAGTTCCCGAACGGCGTTGGGCACTCGAGGAGGGTATCGAACCTGGCGGTGGCCGTGGCCAGGAAGATGGCGTTGCCGAAACCGGAAATCCGGAATCTGTTCTTTGGGGCGATGCTCCACGACGTCGGGATAGCCGCTATCGACGAGCGGATACTCTTGAAGAAGGCGGCGCTGTCGATGAGCGAATACCTCGACCTCCTGACGCATACGATCGAGGGCGCGAAAATCGTGTCGAAGAGCGCGTTCCTCACCGGGTGCGCGGAGATAGTGCTTCACCACCACGAACGGTTCGACGGGACGGGACACCCCCATAAGCTTGCGGGCGAAGATATCCCGCTGGGCGCCAGGATAGTGGCCATCGCCGAGGCGTACGACGCGATGACGCACTCACGGCCGTTCTCGCCGGCCATGGAACCGGTGGCGGCTCTCGCCGAAATGAGAGCGCAGGCCAGCAAGCAGTTCGATCCCGCGATAATACCGTACGTGGAACAGGCCGTTCAGGAACAACTGAGGTGGGGCGAACATGTTTTTGAGTTCAATTATGTTTTCGATATTGATCGGTAG
- a CDS encoding HD-GYP domain-containing protein gives MRAPERAARSYVYTVIAVGLGLLIWFRPGETPDRLISVSLFTVLAFIAEAFPVTLPRDNGTVSVSFAVINAAVLLFGPSAAQWIAAIGTIRVKDLMGKTPLYAVLFNRAMLSMAALAAGQTYVFLGGRPGTVNSPGVLVPLVGSALAYTVVNTSLIVVAASLDEGVDPRGLWAVNFRWAMPNMLALVPVAAVLAEAYQSAGIAGASVLLVPLLLARYSFKRYIDLRDTYLETMRALMATLDAKDSGTRGHSERVAEIAVETGKVLGMNEEEIQLLRYVGILHDVGKIGIPDSVLKKPGKFTREEYHEMKKHAQIGADIISHVKMLGRGARWVRHHHERFDGRGFPGQLQGDDIPMGARIIAAADAFDAMTSERPYKRAYTLDEAKREMLMHSGTQFDPKVVTALLKAVGEARQNGGSGAGRVHEDGGGEDEGQRKDETSRG, from the coding sequence ATGCGCGCTCCCGAGAGAGCGGCAAGATCCTACGTCTACACAGTCATCGCAGTCGGGCTTGGATTATTGATCTGGTTTCGCCCCGGCGAAACCCCCGACCGTTTGATCTCCGTATCCCTGTTTACCGTCCTCGCGTTTATTGCGGAAGCGTTTCCGGTGACCCTCCCCAGGGACAATGGCACGGTGTCGGTCAGCTTCGCGGTGATAAACGCCGCCGTGCTGCTCTTCGGTCCGAGCGCGGCGCAGTGGATCGCGGCGATCGGCACGATCCGCGTCAAGGACCTAATGGGCAAGACTCCGCTTTACGCGGTCCTGTTCAACCGCGCCATGCTGTCGATGGCCGCCCTTGCTGCCGGCCAGACCTACGTGTTTCTCGGAGGCAGACCGGGCACCGTCAATTCCCCCGGGGTTCTGGTGCCCCTGGTCGGGAGCGCGCTCGCGTACACGGTCGTGAACACGTCATTGATAGTAGTGGCCGCGTCTCTGGACGAGGGCGTCGATCCCCGGGGTCTCTGGGCAGTGAATTTCCGGTGGGCCATGCCCAACATGCTCGCCCTGGTCCCCGTAGCCGCCGTCCTCGCCGAGGCTTACCAGAGCGCGGGGATCGCGGGCGCCTCGGTCCTCCTGGTGCCCCTCCTCCTCGCAAGGTATTCATTCAAGCGGTATATTGACCTCAGGGACACCTACCTGGAGACCATGAGGGCGCTCATGGCTACCCTGGACGCGAAGGACTCCGGTACGAGGGGCCACTCGGAGCGCGTGGCGGAAATCGCCGTCGAAACCGGCAAGGTCCTCGGGATGAATGAGGAGGAAATCCAGCTCCTCCGGTACGTCGGGATCCTCCACGACGTCGGTAAGATCGGGATACCCGACTCGGTGCTGAAGAAACCGGGGAAGTTCACCCGGGAAGAGTACCACGAGATGAAGAAGCACGCGCAGATCGGCGCGGATATAATCAGCCACGTCAAGATGCTCGGCCGTGGGGCGCGGTGGGTAAGGCACCACCACGAGAGGTTCGACGGCCGGGGCTTCCCCGGCCAGTTGCAGGGGGACGACATACCGATGGGGGCGAGGATCATCGCGGCGGCCGACGCCTTCGACGCAATGACGTCCGAGAGGCCCTACAAGAGGGCTTATACCCTCGACGAAGCGAAGAGAGAGATGCTGATGCATTCGGGGACGCAGTTCGACCCGAAGGTCGTGACAGCGCTGTTGAAAGCCGTCGGCGAGGCAAGACAGAACGGCGGGAGTGGTGCGGGGAGGGTCCACGAGGACGGCGGCGGTGAGGACGAGGGGCAGAGAAAAGATGAAACGAGCCGGGGGTAG
- the pdxS gene encoding pyridoxal 5'-phosphate synthase lyase subunit PdxS, producing the protein MAFHWEGVSVETGTWTVKKGLAEMLKGGVIMDVTLPEQARIAEDAGAVAVMALERVPADIRAAGGVARMADPETILKIMDSVTIPVMAKVRIGHFAEAQILEALGVDYIDESEVLTPADETFHIDKHAFRVPFVCGARNLGEALRRIGEGAAMIRTKGEPGTGNVVEAVRHMRLVNAEIRKVCSTPDEELMSLAKEMGAPYNLLLDVKRLGRLPVVNFAAGGIATPADASLMMQLGCDGIFVGSGIFKSGNPAARARAIVRATTHFRSPEVLAEASRSLGDPMPGLDMSAVRKEDRMQERGI; encoded by the coding sequence ATGGCATTTCATTGGGAGGGAGTATCTGTGGAAACGGGTACCTGGACAGTGAAAAAGGGACTCGCGGAGATGCTCAAAGGCGGAGTCATTATGGACGTAACGCTACCTGAGCAGGCCAGGATCGCTGAGGACGCGGGGGCCGTAGCGGTCATGGCGCTGGAGAGGGTGCCCGCGGACATCCGTGCAGCCGGAGGCGTAGCCAGGATGGCGGACCCTGAGACCATCCTGAAGATCATGGACTCAGTGACTATTCCTGTGATGGCCAAGGTGAGAATCGGGCACTTTGCCGAAGCCCAGATACTTGAGGCGCTCGGCGTCGACTACATCGATGAAAGTGAGGTACTTACCCCTGCTGACGAGACATTCCACATCGATAAGCATGCCTTCCGTGTGCCCTTTGTCTGTGGGGCGAGGAACCTGGGGGAGGCTCTGCGCCGGATAGGTGAGGGTGCGGCCATGATCAGAACCAAGGGTGAGCCCGGGACGGGCAATGTAGTTGAAGCCGTCCGCCATATGCGGCTCGTAAACGCCGAAATACGCAAAGTCTGCTCCACGCCGGACGAGGAACTTATGAGCCTGGCCAAGGAGATGGGAGCCCCATATAATCTACTCCTCGACGTCAAACGCCTCGGCAGGTTACCCGTTGTAAACTTCGCAGCCGGGGGGATAGCCACGCCCGCGGACGCTTCTCTCATGATGCAGCTAGGCTGCGACGGCATATTCGTGGGTTCCGGTATCTTCAAGTCAGGGAACCCTGCAGCCAGAGCCAGGGCCATAGTAAGAGCTACCACCCACTTCAGGTCGCCGGAAGTGCTGGCCGAGGCCTCCAGGAGTCTCGGAGACCCCATGCCTGGGCTCGACATGTCAGCCGTCCGTAAGGAAGATAGGATGCAGGAACGGGGAATATAG
- a CDS encoding peptide chain release factor 2 (programmed frameshift): MYDELKASLARLEVRIQDLRRSLDLPAKAARIADLERVMASPGFWDDQESAQKVVREISSLKGPVESFDRLLKQFEDLKVLVELGDEEQDESLAGEATREAASVEEVLQSMELKVLLGGKYDGRNAILTLHAGAGGTESQDWVSMLLRMYTRWAERRGWKVDVLDLLPGEEAGIKSVTFSVAGEYAYGYSHPEKGVHRLVRISPFDAAGRRHTSFASLDVMPEIEDEEEIEIKADELKVDTYRSQGAGGQNVNKVETAVRITHVPTGIIVACQTERSQHANRLRAMRILKARLLELKEEEREKELAALRGKQQAIAWGSQIRSYVFQPYTLVKDLRTGYETGNVQAVMDGDLDGFIHEYLKQKARGTLGTYKSGGGRGEED; encoded by the exons ATGTATGATGAACTGAAGGCCAGCCTGGCGAGGCTGGAAGTGCGAATACAGGACCTAAGGAGGTCTCTT GACTTACCCGCGAAGGCGGCCAGGATCGCCGACCTCGAGCGGGTTATGGCGAGCCCCGGGTTCTGGGACGACCAGGAGAGCGCGCAGAAGGTAGTCAGGGAGATATCGTCGCTGAAGGGGCCGGTGGAGTCGTTCGACCGGCTGCTGAAGCAGTTCGAGGACCTGAAAGTTCTCGTGGAACTCGGTGACGAGGAGCAGGACGAGTCGCTCGCAGGCGAGGCGACGCGCGAGGCGGCTTCGGTCGAGGAAGTGCTCCAGTCCATGGAGCTCAAGGTACTACTCGGCGGGAAGTACGACGGAAGGAACGCCATATTGACCCTCCACGCGGGAGCGGGCGGTACAGAATCGCAGGACTGGGTGAGCATGCTCCTGAGGATGTATACGAGATGGGCCGAGCGCAGGGGATGGAAGGTTGACGTGCTGGACCTGCTGCCGGGCGAAGAGGCCGGGATCAAGAGCGTGACGTTCTCGGTCGCGGGCGAGTACGCTTACGGTTACTCGCACCCCGAGAAGGGTGTACACCGGCTGGTCCGGATATCGCCGTTTGACGCGGCGGGCAGGCGCCACACCTCGTTCGCGTCTCTTGACGTGATGCCGGAGATCGAGGACGAGGAAGAGATCGAGATCAAAGCCGACGAGCTAAAGGTGGACACTTACAGATCGCAGGGCGCCGGCGGGCAGAACGTCAACAAGGTTGAGACGGCGGTCAGGATCACACACGTTCCGACTGGTATTATCGTGGCTTGCCAGACCGAAAGGTCGCAGCACGCGAACAGGCTGCGCGCGATGAGGATCCTCAAGGCGAGGCTGCTCGAGCTCAAGGAAGAGGAACGCGAGAAGGAGCTTGCCGCGCTCAGGGGCAAGCAGCAGGCGATCGCGTGGGGCAGTCAGATACGCTCCTACGTGTTCCAGCCCTATACCCTCGTCAAGGACCTGCGGACGGGATACGAGACAGGCAACGTTCAGGCGGTCATGGATGGAGATCTCGATGGGTTCATACACGAGTACTTGAAGCAGAAAGCCAGGGGCACGCTGGGGACTTACAAAAGTGGCGGCGGGAGGGGCGAAGAGGATTGA
- a CDS encoding DUF5317 domain-containing protein, whose translation MFLSSIMFSILIGRLRGGRIAGFAEVEFKKVGWILLSFAVRFGLSWATGRLAIPAAVAAALHMSAYVMIVYAVARNTRLKGMWLIGLGTALNLVVIAANSGRMPIGPEGLKRAGLDVLPSFEAIRQGVSYTHELVTGATRLAFLGDVLYIPKPLWPPTVFSVGDILVMLGAFILVQFVMIPRRPARSAA comes from the coding sequence ATGTTTTTGAGTTCAATTATGTTTTCGATATTGATCGGTAGGCTCCGCGGCGGCAGGATTGCGGGGTTCGCCGAGGTGGAGTTCAAGAAAGTTGGCTGGATCCTGCTGAGTTTCGCGGTCAGGTTCGGCCTGTCGTGGGCGACCGGCCGCCTGGCGATCCCTGCGGCGGTGGCGGCGGCGCTGCACATGTCGGCGTACGTCATGATTGTCTACGCCGTCGCCAGGAACACCCGTCTCAAGGGCATGTGGCTGATAGGCCTGGGGACCGCGCTCAACCTGGTCGTCATTGCGGCAAACAGCGGGCGGATGCCGATCGGTCCGGAGGGGCTCAAGAGGGCGGGGCTCGACGTCCTGCCGTCGTTCGAGGCGATCAGGCAGGGAGTGAGTTACACCCACGAGCTGGTCACCGGAGCGACCCGGCTGGCGTTCCTGGGGGACGTGCTGTACATACCGAAGCCGCTGTGGCCACCCACGGTGTTCAGCGTGGGAGACATCCTCGTGATGCTGGGGGCGTTTATCCTGGTGCAGTTCGTGATGATACCGCGGAGGCCGGCGCGGAGCGCTGCCTAG